Proteins encoded within one genomic window of Argiope bruennichi chromosome 7, qqArgBrue1.1, whole genome shotgun sequence:
- the LOC129975193 gene encoding peroxisomal targeting signal 2 receptor-like, with protein sequence MNNVITGTFNTGEYHGYNVKYSPFSKHLLACAASQNYGITGRGRLFILDVNYSKQVTVAGTKDWPEGLFDVTWSEVNPQLVVTSCGDGSIQIWDIYVSPDPVSVYKIHNKEVYSVEWNPQNSYTYILSASWDHTVKLWDPFAAKGVSSFVEHTDQVYEACWSPHCVEVFSSVSGDRTLRLWDIRTPARAYACYPHETEVLCCDWSKLNSDVIATGTTDGRIFEWDVRKMLDPLFVLSGHEYAIRQLKFSPFERGRLASVSYDFTTRFWNWNVAHALQVHKEHSEFVYGLDFSPMRRNEAIDCAWDSLLCIYNDRT encoded by the exons ATGAACAATGTAATAACAGGTACATTTAATACGGGTGAATATCATGGGTATAATGTCAAATATTCTCCTTTCAGTAAGCATTTATTAGCTTGTGCAGCGTCTCAAAATTATGGAATTACAG GGCGAGGACGTTTGTTTATTTTGGATGTTAATTATAGCAAACAAGTGACTGTTGCAGGGACCAAGGACTGGCCTGAAGGCTTGTTTGATGTTACTTGGAGTGAAGTAAATCCTCAACTTGTTGTTACAAGTTGTGGTGATGGTAGTATTCAAATATGGGATATCTATGTATCTCCA GATCCAGTTTCAGTGTACAAAATTCACAACAAAGAA gTATATTCCGTAGAATGGAATCCTCAAAATTCATACACTTATATTTTATCAGCATCATGGGATCATACAGTAAAATTG tgGGATCCTTTTGCTGCAAAAGGAGTGTCATCCTTTGTCGAGCATACTGATCAAGTTTATGAAGCATGTTGGTCTCCTCATTGTGTGGAAGTGTTTTCCTCAGTTTCAG gTGATAGAACACTCAGATTGTGGGATATTAGAACTCCAGCTCGTGCTTATGCCTGCTATCCTCATGAAACAGAAGTTTTATGCTGTGACTGGAGTAAACTGAATTCA GATGTAATAGCTACAGGTACCACAGATGGAAGAATATTTGAATGGGATGTCAGAAAAATGTTGGATCCTCTTTTTGTTCTCTCTGGGCATGAATATGCAATAAGACAGTTAAAA TTTTCTCCATTTGAACGTGGAAGATTAGCTTCAGTAAGCTATGATTTTACTACGAG atTTTGGAATTGGAATGTGGCACATGCTCTGCAAGTCCACAAAGAGCACTCTGAATTTGTATATGGATTAGATTTTAGTCCCATGAGGCGCAATgaa GCAATTGATTGTGCTTGGGACTCCTTACTTTGCATCTACAATGATAGAACCTAG